AggattttttattgttatttttcaGGGACGGCTCATTCCCTTGCCAATTTTATTTTTGATGTAGATTTTAAGgataagtaaaaaaaataaagaGACAATAAGATTGAAAGTGATCTTTAGACCATAGATAATGGTGACTGTGACGTGGAGGCGTAGAGTTGCACTTTTTGGGGAAAAACTGTGACTGGGCCATGACATTTTGGGGAGAGTTGTAATGGGGGGCTTTTGTCTTGGTAAGACTGTGACGTGTCATTTCTTATTTGTTTTTATTGTTTTGTTTTTTTTGTGTTTCTTTATTTTGTTTAgtaaattttaatatataaaaacaagttaattaaacaaaaaacaacataaattaaataaaaaaacttACATTAAAAAAACGTCTaggaattaataaaaaaaaaaacgtacaAATAAACATGAAAAACCGTCCGTCATTCGTTATTCAAACATTAAAATACTTAAAAAAAACTACTCGTCGTTGTCGGTGGTGTTGTTGTTGCATAAGTTGTTGTTGTTGCATCTCGTTCAATCGTTGACCCGGAaagtaattactaaaattgggataTGGTTGAGCATTAGGGTTTGATGAAGATGCACCAAAGTTAGGATTAGAAGATGCCCCGTGATTGAGTAAATGCATAAACGAATTCGGAATTTCGTTTTCGTTTTCAGTAGGGAATTGGTTGGAGtttgtattgttgttgttgtttgccaTTTGAAgatgatttagggttagggtttatgttaaTTTGGGAGAAAAGGGGAAGAATAAATTGGAGGAGATGATGATAgaaggaaaaataaaaataaaaaactcgcCTGTTGCTTTTACTCGGCTCCAACGTCCCAATTTGACTAACCAATCAGAAAACGCCACGTACCCAAACGCCAAAACAGCTACAGCGTTTTTCGCTGACAAACGCCCAGGGACAAACGCCCACAAACGCTGCGTTCCGGGCGTTTGTGGGGCGTTTGTGGGCGATTTAGGGTGAGAAACGCTCGCGTTATCTGTGGTCTTAGAGAAATTTAGATACGGAATATAACTTCCTTTAAAAGGACTTGGGCGGCATAGAGACAGATGTCGGATAGACCCGCTCTGATACGGGTTTGAAACGTGACTCTTCTCGCCGGAACCTCAActcttttttctttttaattatttttttgcgTTGACCCAATAGATTATTTCTCCGTAAAAGATAATTTCCCGCGTCTTTAACTAGTCGGCTCAATTTCATACTTTTCTAATCAGATATTGAAAGGGTTCAGtcaaaatttaaaataatatataaaactacaatactataaatatatttattctgATCAACAAGCAAAGAAATCATTTAAAATTTACTAAAAGAGCAAAAAGAAGATTGAAAGCTTCATCATATGAAAATGTCAAATTACTGAGATCATTGACCTTGAATTGGTTATTAAGTTATCAGTTTATGGCTATATAAATAGAACATGCAGTACCCTACAATGTATCATATTCACGAATTATACTCATCGAACATCCTAGTTTCAAACAAAATGTCATCCTCAAATTATACTTTCAATTTCATTGTCGTCGTTTTCTTCCTTCACTTTGTCCATACGGTTATCGCTGATGACCCCATGTACCTCATTTGTTCCACTAATTCTGATAATTTTACCTCTTATAGTCCTTACGAACAAAACTTGAACAAACTCTTAGGTGAACTTAATTTCAAAACCTCTCAAAATGGCTTTGGAAATGGCTCCGTGGGCCAGTACCATGCTCAAACATTCGGTCTTTCACTATGTCGTGGTGATGTGTCATCACAAGACTGCATGACTTGTATCGCTAATGCAAGTTCTGAAATACGCAAGCGTTGTCCAACCAACAAGGCTGCGGCCATATGGTACGACCAGTGTCTATTGAAATATTCCGATAATAACTTCTTTGGCCAAATAGACAATCAGGGTATGTTATACGCGTTAAACGTTAACAATGCAAGTGATCCTACGTCGTTTAACTCAGGAACCAAGAGATTGTTAAATGGTTTGTCGAACATTGCTTACACCGACCCAAAAATGTTTGCGGCTGGGGTTATAGACCTTGAAGGTTCACAAAAACTTTACGGGTTGGTTCAGTGCACCAGGGATCTATCAAGTGGTGATTGCAAAACATGTTTGGATTCTACAATTAGTCAACTTCCAAGGTGTTGTGATGGGAAACAAGGTGGAAGAGTTGTCGGTGGGAGTTGTAATATTAGATATGAGATCTATCcatttttaagtatttaaaaaaaaaaacttccaTTTGTAGGTTCCTCAATGTATTTGTTCTCCATTCCTTGTTATAAAAAAGATACTCCTTTAATCCAATCCATAATTACATGT
The window above is part of the Rutidosis leptorrhynchoides isolate AG116_Rl617_1_P2 chromosome 1, CSIRO_AGI_Rlap_v1, whole genome shotgun sequence genome. Proteins encoded here:
- the LOC139883366 gene encoding antimicrobial ginkbilobin-2-like protein, which translates into the protein MSSSNYTFNFIVVVFFLHFVHTVIADDPMYLICSTNSDNFTSYSPYEQNLNKLLGELNFKTSQNGFGNGSVGQYHAQTFGLSLCRGDVSSQDCMTCIANASSEIRKRCPTNKAAAIWYDQCLLKYSDNNFFGQIDNQGMLYALNVNNASDPTSFNSGTKRLLNGLSNIAYTDPKMFAAGVIDLEGSQKLYGLVQCTRDLSSGDCKTCLDSTISQLPRCCDGKQGGRVVGGSCNIRYEIYPFLSI